The following are from one region of the Flavimobilis soli genome:
- a CDS encoding aldo/keto reductase: MTTLSYTPDPSRYANATFRRCGRSGLDLPALSLGLWHNFGDTKPFDEQRAILRRAFDLGITHFDLANNYGPPYGSAEENFGRHLTADLRPFRDEIVISSKAGYDMWPGPYGDGGSRKYLLSSLDQSLKRMGLDYVDIFYSHRPDPSVPIEETMGALHTAVTSGRALYAGISSYTPAQTREAQRVLADLGTPLLIHQPSYSMFNRHVELPDAGSTADADAVASGAVFAPEPTGESLLDTVGDLGLGMIVFSPLHQGLLTDRYLSGEVPAGSRASVGHFLKPERISPTYLERARALAEIAAGRGQSLAQLALSWVLRDERVTSALIGASSVAQLEDNVAALEAPPLTADELAAIEPLAVHGTV; the protein is encoded by the coding sequence ATGACGACGCTGTCCTACACGCCAGACCCCTCGCGCTACGCGAACGCCACCTTCCGCCGCTGCGGCCGCTCCGGGCTCGACCTGCCCGCGCTGTCGCTCGGGCTGTGGCACAACTTCGGTGACACCAAGCCGTTCGACGAGCAGCGCGCGATCCTGCGCCGCGCGTTCGACCTCGGCATCACGCACTTCGACCTCGCGAACAACTACGGCCCGCCGTACGGCTCCGCCGAGGAGAACTTCGGCCGGCACCTCACAGCCGACCTGCGCCCGTTCCGCGACGAGATCGTCATCTCCTCGAAGGCCGGCTACGACATGTGGCCCGGCCCGTACGGCGACGGCGGCAGCCGCAAGTACCTGCTGTCCTCGCTCGACCAGTCGCTCAAGCGCATGGGACTCGACTACGTCGACATCTTCTACTCGCACCGCCCCGACCCGTCGGTGCCGATCGAGGAGACGATGGGCGCCCTGCACACGGCCGTGACGAGCGGACGCGCGCTGTACGCGGGCATCTCGAGCTACACGCCCGCGCAGACCCGCGAGGCGCAGCGCGTCCTCGCTGACCTGGGCACGCCCCTGCTCATCCACCAGCCGAGCTACTCGATGTTCAACCGGCACGTCGAGCTGCCCGACGCCGGTTCCACGGCCGACGCGGACGCCGTCGCCTCGGGTGCGGTGTTCGCGCCCGAGCCGACGGGCGAGTCGCTGCTCGACACGGTCGGCGACCTCGGCCTCGGGATGATCGTCTTCTCGCCGCTGCACCAGGGCCTGCTGACCGACCGCTACCTCTCGGGCGAGGTGCCCGCGGGCTCGCGTGCGTCCGTCGGGCACTTCCTCAAGCCTGAGCGCATCTCGCCGACGTACCTCGAGCGGGCGCGGGCGCTCGCCGAGATCGCGGCGGGGCGCGGTCAGAGCCTCGCGCAGCTCGCGCTGAGCTGGGTGCTGCGCGACGAGCGCGTGACGTCCGCGCTGATCGGCGCGAGCAGCGTCGCACAGCTCGAGGACAACGTCGCGGCGCT
- a CDS encoding GtrA family protein, whose product MTSALASSVIEPSETPATAVLLPSRGAAILARLAEVGRFGAVGTIAFFVDLGVYNLLRFGPGGSPHVSALWAKVIAVVLATAVSWLGSRHWTFADRRTDQPAREAFSFLVVNGLGMAISLLCLVVTTDVLGLTSPLAENVAANVVGLALANVFRYFAYRHLVFAAPR is encoded by the coding sequence GTGACGTCTGCCCTCGCCTCCTCGGTCATCGAGCCTTCCGAGACCCCCGCGACGGCAGTCCTCCTCCCCTCCCGCGGCGCCGCGATCCTCGCGCGGCTGGCCGAGGTCGGCCGCTTCGGCGCGGTCGGGACGATCGCCTTCTTCGTGGACCTCGGCGTCTACAACCTCCTGCGCTTCGGGCCCGGCGGCTCCCCGCACGTGTCCGCCCTGTGGGCGAAGGTCATCGCCGTCGTGCTCGCGACGGCCGTCTCGTGGCTCGGGTCGCGGCACTGGACGTTCGCGGACCGCCGCACCGACCAGCCGGCGCGCGAGGCGTTCAGCTTCCTCGTCGTCAACGGCCTCGGCATGGCGATCTCCCTGCTGTGCCTCGTCGTGACGACCGACGTCCTCGGGCTGACGTCCCCGCTCGCGGAGAACGTCGCGGCGAACGTCGTCGGGCTCGCGCTCGCGAACGTGTTCCGCTACTTCGCGTACCGGCACCTCGTCTTCGCGGCGCCGCGCTGA
- a CDS encoding tRNA (cytidine(34)-2'-O)-methyltransferase: MEGVPVIAFFEPRIPQNTGNAIRLSAVTGAPLHLIEPLGFDLSEPKLRRAGLDYHDLANVVVHPDLDAAVAAWGDARVLAFTTHATQRFTDVEYRDDDVLLFGPEPTGLPDEVLAHPAISAQLRIPMLPQRRSLNLTSSASIAIYEAWRQAGFPGGE, from the coding sequence ATGGAAGGCGTGCCTGTCATCGCCTTCTTCGAGCCCCGCATCCCGCAGAACACCGGCAACGCGATCCGCCTGTCCGCGGTGACCGGAGCGCCGCTCCACCTGATCGAGCCGCTCGGCTTCGACCTCTCGGAGCCCAAGCTGCGCCGCGCCGGGCTCGACTACCACGACCTCGCGAACGTCGTCGTCCACCCGGACCTCGACGCGGCCGTCGCCGCGTGGGGCGACGCGCGGGTCCTCGCCTTCACGACGCACGCGACGCAGCGCTTCACGGATGTCGAGTACCGGGACGACGACGTCCTCCTCTTCGGCCCCGAGCCCACCGGGCTGCCCGACGAGGTGCTCGCGCACCCCGCGATCAGCGCGCAGCTGCGCATCCCGATGCTCCCGCAGCGTCGCTCGCTCAACCTCACGAGCTCGGCGTCCATCGCGATCTACGAGGCGTGGCGCCAGGCCGGCTTCCCCGGGGGCGAGTGA